The following coding sequences are from one Danaus plexippus chromosome 13 unlocalized genomic scaffold, MEX_DaPlex mxdp_15, whole genome shotgun sequence window:
- the LOC116770304 gene encoding uncharacterized protein LOC116770304: MVQENVVEKKDVSALSRDFHTLYVKSSFDRKAQTGADQDYRSLPGPHDQTSESRAAAGVSPRAPGGGGEPRAARLHAARGRSAPPPRAPLVPPQRRARSSAPSLCDRPAPRLRPVFLWARQRDGEVQEVRCEDYDPRNRIRIARTPSGWRVIPRTEIYNSIRVPPPPAPPVTPRERRRRRRSRRRARSAVSVAPPEPPEPLPRPAPSVWLQPDLESHIPSHTIAVPRPPPTPLDNLLAVAELEFNQQRGERLLELDASSSYPFLPGEEVARDVMSFDLGEPKRADDTMYFDRKAPPDRAEEYASEIGAHKDLFETISEVHYLPELGGPHDEALLESLVEKGCEDNQILGQALDKLAHLVHGSGEYAEEEADMLLNNAPVSDIINRLEQTLESPGQSSITAAQGLLHLHHIGDHMTQADPTQDVEQSYMTEEVFAPPETSPCPVETVPAVIEQQEANEDNQIDYNMDAEKKQQGEVSVDDSSYTEPEADTKETYEDKTYEDPHAVSDPDQSEINTVDEPSSEEQPLNAICPQKSEQIPEDPEEETAEVALESIQQIQESIPTIQDVHDEYDKDISEELSTKDDQPTDLSTKHVEKNIPAFMLANDNDTSHMHDNMSVNDEQPKDLTVHRRLPTPHASPRRTDVPRAPSRESDAMQSPQPSGIPAVPSSPEIFTMPLTKSKQTLFLETLLSSPSPKMYTSEVTITKQQCEPLNLGKHRKSASPTVSSCSDEMKKLNKEFGEPQEKKLRRESTEDLAKISKVFKKCGEEQLSKKPEKLHSQTYDEATPHQQFQLLKSSPEFHIPDPLLVPKDKLNSILAAPGREIPALLLQRPELRLPEAFAYPAVLQDPDILVISLSQLENIIENEEKNLTSPKPKEKEAKLTSSSKNYPRTDHTSTPQPDQTSQPKPIPSMDALAGDIDAATSAALNQMLWLPYLSQLEAMAACSQNMDFLKALNSSGYTGPNYPDLSQMFNPSARFMNPGGFPMMPPMDYDNRLQFAMWQEAMSHANASSSQRPKPTMAEQMKELSKSSDVQNPFVHSTKSHPNKPHSSARTSPVAHNYNNQRSMAHNPFLQGMYPGMNPNMRPNMPLPGLQIPYFNPQMMSNQRSPRTGQQKSPSSPYYPNNNYLQSVKQSESQNHQRTPTSQESTRPRISVKSLHNLLEPAAAAASVGSRRTAGTPLGRRREEPEVGSTTSGEPPAHLPPHPHDPSSFHLWHPLFGNQKSYNSPWSWTTVTATGD; the protein is encoded by the exons ATGGTGCAAGAAAACGTCGTTGAAAAGAAAGATGTAAGCGCCCTCTCTCG GGACTTTCATACTCTCTACGTTAAATCGTCGTTCGACCGCAAAGCTCAGACCGGAGCCGACCAGGATTACAGATCGTTACCGGGACCTCACGATCAGACTAGTG AGAGTCGTGCGGCGGCCGGAGTGTCTCCGCGGGCGCCCGGCGGCGGCGGCGAGCCTCGCGCCGCCCGCCTCCATGCCGCGCGCGGCCGCAGCGCGCCCCCGCCCCGCGCCCCCCTCGTGCCGCCCCAGCGCCGCGCGCGCAGCTCCGCACCCTCGCTGTGCGACCGTCCGGCCCCTCGTCTGCGGCCCGTGTTCCTGTGGGCGCGCCAGCGAGACGGCGAAGTGCAGGAGGTCCGCTGCGAAGACTACGACCCTCGGAATCGTATCCGTATAGCGCGAACTCCCTCCGGTTGGCGCGTAATCCCGCGCACCGAGATATATAATTCTATCCGTGTTCCCCCGCCCCCGGCGCCTCCGGTGACCCCTCGTGAGCGTCGCCGGCGCAGACGTTCTCGACGTCGAGCGCGGTCCGCGGTGTCCGTCGCGCCCCCCGAGCCGCCCGAGCCCTTGCCTCGGCCCGCGCCCTCCGTGTGGTTGCAGCCCGATCTGGAGTCCCACATCCCGTCACATACTATTGCAGTGCCGCGGCCGCCGCCTACTCCTCTGGATAACCTGCTGGCGGTGGCTGAGCTGGAGTTCAACCAGCAGCGCGGCGAGCGTCTCCTCGAACTGGACGCCTCCTCGTCCTACCCGTTCCTGCCGGGTGAAGAGGTCGCCCGTGACGTCATGTCTTTCGATCTCGGTGAACCGAAGCGAGCTGACGACACGATGTACTTCGATCGGAAGGCTCCTCCCGACCGCGCCGAAGAGTACGCCAGTGAAATCGGTGCTCATAAAGATCTGTTTGAGACCATCAGCGAGGTACATTACCTGCCGGAGTTGGGAGGACCGCACGATGAAGCGTTGCTGGAATCGTTAGTTGAAAAAGGATGCGAAGACAACCAGATACTCGGGCAGGCTTTGGATAAGTTAGCGCATCTGGTTCACGGGTCGGGAGAGTATGCAGAGGAAGAGGCCGATATGCTGCTGAACAACGCGCCAGTTTCGGATATTATAAACCGCCTGGAACAGACGCTGGAATCGCCCGGCCAGAGCAGTATCACTGCTGCTCAGGGTCTTCTCCATTTGCATCATATCGGTGATCACATGACACAAGCGGACCCCACTCAAGATGTAGAACAATCTTACATGACGGAAGAAGTATTTGCCCCGCCGGAAACGTCGCCATGTCCTGTCGAAACCGTACCCGCTGTCATCGAGCAACAAGAAGCGAATGAAGATAATCAAATTGACTATAACATGGACGCTGAAAAGAAACAACAAGGTGAGGTCAGTGTCGATGACTCTAGTTACACCGAACCCGAGGCCGACACGAAGGAAACGTATGAAGATAAGACATACGAGGACCCACACGCTGTATCAGATCCTGATCAAAGCGAAATAAACACAGTCGATGAACCATCTAGTGAAGAACAGCCACTAAACGCGATTTGTCCCCAAAAAAGTGAACAAATCCCAGAAGATCCTGAAGAGGAAACCGCTGAAGTCGCCCTGGAAAGTATTCAACAGATTCAAGAGAGCATTCCAACAATCCAGGACGTACATGATGAATATGATAAAGATATTTCAGAAGAATTGTCGACCAAAGATGATCAACCAACAGACTTAAGCACAAAACATGTTGAAAAGAACATTCCTGCCTTCATGCTCGCCAACGATAATGACACTTCGCATATGCATGACAACATGTCCGTCAACGACGAACAACCTAAGGATTTAACAGTCCACAGGCGACTGCCGACGCCGCACGCCTCGCCGCGTAGGACGGACGTGCCGCGGGCGCCATCCAGGGAGTCGGATGCGATGCAATCACCACAACCCAGCGGCATTCCGGCTGTACCGTCCTCGCCAGAAATATTCACGATGCCGCTCACTAAGAGCAAACAGACACTATTTTTGGAAACTCTTTTATCCTCTCCCTCGCCTAAGATGTACACGTCCGAAGTTACGATAACAAAACAACAGTGTGAACCGTTAAATTTGGGAAAACATAGAAAGTCTGCCAGCCCGACAGTGTCCAGTTGTTCCGACGAGATGAAAAAACTCAATAAAGAATTCGGCGAACCTCAGGAGAAAAAATTGAGACGCGAGTCCACCGAAGACTTGGCGAAGATAAGTAAGGTGTTTAAGAAATGTGGAGAAGAACAGTTATCTAAAAAACCGGAGAAACTCCACAGTCAAACTTATGACGAGGCGACACCTCACCAACAATTCCAACTATTGAAATCGAGCCCAGAATTTCACATTCCGGATCCTCTCTTAGTTcctaaagataaattaaattcaatattggCTGCTCCCGGCAGAGAGATACCCGCATTACTGTTACAAAGGCCGGAGCTGAGGTTACCGGAAGCGTTCGCTTACCCGGCCGTCTTACAAGACCCGGACATACTCGTCATATCATTATCACAGTTGGAGAATATCATAGAAAACGAGGAGAAGAATCTGACCTCGCCTAAGCCAAAGGAAAAAGAAGCGAAATTAACCTCATCATCTAAGAACTATCCGCGAACAGATCACACGAGCACACCGCAGCCGGATCAAACTAGTCAACCGAAGCCCATACCGTCTATGGACGCTCTCGCCGGCGACATAGACGCGGCAACCTCAGCCGCGCTCAACCAGATGTTGTGGTTACCGTACTTAAGTCAGCTCGAGGCGATGGCGGCTTGCTCTCAAAACATGGACTTCCTGAAAGCTTTGAATTCATCTGGCTATACCGGTCCCAACTATCCAGATCTGTCGCAGATGTTCAACCCCTCCGCTCGTTTCATGAACCCGGGAGGCTTCCCCATGATGCCACCTATGGATTACGATAACAGATTACAGTTCGCAATGTGGCAGGAGGCCATGTCGCACGCTAACGCCTCGTCCTCTCAGAGACCCAAGCCAACGATGGCCGAGCAGATGAAGGAACTTTCGAAATCGAGCGACGTTCAGAATCCCTTCGTGCATTCCACTAAGAGTCATCCCAACAAACCGCACTCCTCGGCACGGACGAGCCCTGTAGCTCACAACTACAACAACCAGAGATCGATGGCCCACAATCCGTTCCTACAAGGGATGTATCCTGGCATGAATCCGAACATGAGGCCCAACATGCCATTGCCGGGACTGCAGATACCATATTTCAACCCTCAGATGATGAGCAACCAACGCTCCCCTCGCACCGGACAGCAGAAGAGTCCGAGCAGTCCGTACTACCCGAACAACAACTACCTGCAATCTGTGAAACAGTCGGAGTCACAGAACCACCAGCGAACACCGACCAGCCAGGAGTCCACGCGGCCTCGGATCAGTGTGAAGTCGCTGCACAACCTGTTGGAgccggcggcggcggcggcctCGGTGGGGTCTCGTCGGACGGCTGGTACACCGTTGGGCCGGCGTCGAGAGGAGCCCGAGGTCGGCAGCACCACGTCAGGGGAGCCCCCGGCTCACCTTCCGCCGCACCCCCACGACCCCTCGTCCTTCCACCTGTGGCATCCCTTATTCGGCAA